The sequence below is a genomic window from Candidatus Eremiobacterota bacterium.
CCCGGTCATCGGTCTTTAGAATCCGGGGTGAAACTGCTTCACCTTCACCGGAGGAGGAAGGGCTCCCTTTATCTTCCTTTCCGGCAGGTCTGGTAAAGCTCTGGGGTATGACTTCCTTTCCCATCATTGACTCATATACAAGCTGCTGCGAGGATTTATCAAAAAGGTACGCCACTTCATTTCCGCCGCCCATGCCGATATCTCCGCAGGCATCCTCGGTATGCCCTGCCTGATGAATTTTTTTCACCAGGGTCTGTCCTTCTTCCCGGTAGGTAATGGTGTAAGAATTGAAAGACTTGCCGCCCTGGCCGTATGGCTCGACGGTTTCTCCCTTGATTACCATCTCGTCAGGGGTGGCGGGGTCATCATCAATATGGATAGCTTTTCCCGCTGCCGCAACAGTTTTTCCATCGGCATTTATGGTGACCGGAATCTTGAGCTCGCCTATCGAATTCGATGCCTTATGGGTCATTATGAATTCATCCTTTAACTCCCGGTATTCCCGGAGCATGGTTTCGGCCACGTGATCCTTCGTTTTGCTCACCGGAAGAGACCAGTTTTCTACCACAGGATTCTCGTGCTTCTCCAGTATCCTGTCCATTACCGTCTTTCCTGTCACCGGCTGCTGCCCTGCGCCTATTCGGTCCATATGCGTGACCCTTCCTTTGAGAGGATTTTTCCCATACTCATTTTACCATGGATCGGGATACTCTGCGAAGGGTTTTCTTCAAGAGGCAGAAACAGGGGGATACCATGCACTACGGTCAGATGACTGGCCGAAAACAGCGTGCAGCATCTGCAGGTGATTCGATGAAGACCGGGGAGCCCTTACTATCCCTATTCAAGAGAGTGTTTACAAAATGTTTATCTTTTATCAACATGACTGTTACAATCCGGCTGTGACAAAAGGAGACTCATTGCTGTCCAATTTGAAAGGAAGATAAAGTAAAAGAAATATCAGTATTCGATCCTGCAAAGAAAAATTGGGAGGTGCCATATGGTGGAGATAAATGCTTTAGGTCAGAATCCCACATTGTCGCAGGGGATGCCTGCAGCGGATATGACCGGTATGCAGGGAAAGGAAGGGCAGCAGTCCACATCATTGCAGGGAATGCCATTGACCTTGCAGGATAGATTCAATGCCTCACCTGAGCTCAAGGAAGAGCGGGAAAATCTGTCGATGAGCCTGGCTGGTGCCAATCCACCGCAGCAGAGCCAGAATATCCAGAATACTGGCAATAACGCTAAAACCAATAATCCCATGGCTAAGGCAATCGGGGCACAGGCTGCACACCAGGGAATAGATACAGGTATGAAGACGCTGAACCAGCTTCTTGGGAAGCTCGGGCAAGGCGGAAAAGGCGGCGACCTTGGCCAGGGCGGTGAAACCGGAAAGAACCATGGCACCGGCCAGAACCAGGGCACTGCTGCATCAAAGGAATCTTCTCCCGGCCAGGGCGGCGAGCAGATAAAAGGCAAAAAAGGCCCGGAATCGAAGCAGCAATTCCAGAATGAAGCTGACAAGCAGAAAGACCTCAAGGACGGCGAGACCCAGGACAGCCAGCAGAACAAGGGCCAGGCCGATGATGCAGGCAGACAGAAGGATGCTGCCAACCAGGAGAGGAACGAGCTTCAAAACGAGGAAAAGCCCAAGAATCAGGATCAGATTGACCAGGGCAGGCAGAATATGGATGAAGGCAAAGCCCAGGAGGATCAGGGCAAAGTCCAGCAGCAGGAAGGCAAGCAGGAGCAGACACAGGGCAAGCAGGAGCAGACACAGGGCAAGCAGAAGCAGACCCATGGCAAGGGCCTGCAGCAGACAGGCAAGGCACAGCAGATAACAGGCAAGGCCCTGCAGCAGGCAGGCAAGATCCTGCAGCAGACAGGCAAGGCCCTGCAGCAGGCAGGACAGGCACAGCAGCAGTCAGGTAAAGCACAGCAGCAGGCAGGTGAAGCCCAGATCCAGACTGGCCAGGCAATGATGAGCAATCCATTCACTGCAGCGGCAGGAGCTGCCATGGTGTCTGCAGGCGAGGGTGTAAAAGCGGCCGGAATAGCGCAGGAGCAGGCAGGCAAGGCACAGGAGCAGGCAGGTAAAGCACAGGAGCAGCAGGGCAAGCAGCAGGAAGAAAGTGGCAAACAGGTAGAACAGATGGGCAAAACAATGGAACAGCTGGGTAAGCAGACTGAACAGCTTGGCAAGCAGAAAGAAGCCCAGGGCAGAGAGCAGGAAGAAAAGGGCAAAGAGCAGGAAGAAGAGGGCACACAGACGGCAGAAGAGGGCAAACAGCTTGCCGATCAGGGTAAAAAGGGCATGGATCAGGGCAAGCAGGATCTTGCTGAGACCAATAACGGGATACAGGACAAGGCCCAGGAGGCCAGGCAGGGCGGACAGGACCAGGCGGCCAGCAATAAGGCGGCAAATGACAATGCCAGGAACGCAGAAACTGCAGCCGATAATGAGAACAGGCTGCAGGAAGCTGCCCAGAAGGCCGATCAGGCTGGAAAGAAAAGCGGCGAAGGCGGAGAAACTGGCGAGCAGAATTGCAGGCCCGCACAAGGCGGAGCTCAAGGACAGGATTGCGGCAGTAACCAGGGGAATGGCAGTGGTGACAAGGGCAAAGGCCTGCAATTGCCTCAGATATCACCAGAGGCACAGAAAGCCAGGACTTCTGAAGATCAGAAAAAACAGAGGGAAGCTATGGGGGGAAAGAATTCCAATATCCTGCTGCAGCAGCAGGTGATGAACCCGGGTCAGCAGAACAGCACCCGGAATAATATACAGAATATGGCCAGGAGAGCCGCCGCGGGAGACTTCAGCGTGGCGATGCCGGGACTTATCGCGCCGCAGTCTTCAGCGGCTGCGCGTGGAGCACAGCCTGCAGGCGCGACACAGCAGACAGCGGCACAACCTGCCGGCCAGGGACAGGCTTCAGGGCTTCTCGCAGGGATGCCCGCGCAGAGCATGCCGGGACAGCAGGGAATACAGCCACCCTTGCAGGCTCAGCAGCAGAAAAAGGGCGATGATGACGGAATGAGGGATATGGCGGAGCTCCTCAACCAGGATGCTGCAGCAAAGGGCATCGATGGAGAGGCCGGTCAGGATGCTGCTGATGCTGAAGGCCCACAGCAGAGCGGCCGGGCGAAAAAGGCCACCATTGAAGAGACCGATGACGAGATCACAGTGAACCTCGGCAGCTTCAACACCACGGGCGGCAGCGCTGGAAGCAGTGAAGGGCTCACTGGAGGCGCTGGAGAAACAGGGGTAGCCGGGGATGCCGGAATGGATGATGAGCCGGGAGGAGAAGTGGCAGGGATAGGATATGATGATGCTATGGTTGAAGGCCCTGGAAAAGCTGATGCCGGCCAGGAAGCCAAGTCCCCGATGACAGGCCTTCTGGAAAAGCTGATGAGAGTCTGATGATTGCAGCAGAAGTCGGTTATGAGAGGCCTGCAATGCCCATCGAACAGCCTGCTCTTTCTCTTCTGTACTCCAAGAGGGCTTGAATAAGATGCTCCTTTTTGGTACAATCTCATCAAGGGAAGGTGTTCTCTCCTTGATATGATGTTCTACAAAGGAAGATGTTCTGTGCTTCATTGCCGTTTCAGAAAGTCCTCAATGAAGGGTATCTTGCTCATTCTGATCCTTCTGGTAGGCATTTTAATACTGGGACTCTCGCTCTCTCTGCTGACCTTCGTGAGCGTGAACGCAAATTTTACTTCTTCCTTAAGAGACCGCATTGCTGCCTTGAACAGTGCAGAAGCTGGGATAGCAATGGCGATGTACAAACTGGAGGAGGATCCCAACTGGGGCACAGGTCCTTCTGCTCCCCCTCCTCTTTACGAGAAGCTTCCCTCTGGCGAGAGTACCTATTTTATTTCTTTCAACAAAGAAGATTTCAATGACAGGTCCATCTGCTGTTACTCGGTGAACAACTTTTTCAATCCCAGCCCTGTAGATGGCTGGCGCGGGCCGAGCTCAGTGCCTCCCTATTCCTGTCAACTTGTCAGCATAGGGAAAGAGAGAGGGATAGAGAGAAGGGTGGAAGTGCTGTTAAAAATGATTGATACAGCCCTGCTCACCAGCGGCAAGATAACTATCAACAACAATGTATACGCATCATCCCTCGTTGATTCTCTGCCGGTGAGTATCCATTCCAACAGTCGTGCATACAACCCTAAAAGTAAAGAAGAGGAACTGAACAACGCGATCACCATCACAGGCTCAGGGAACATCAAGGGGAAGGTGAGCGCCTGCGGTTCTGTCCATGTTCCCCAGATTGTCCCTGAAGGGGGGACCCAGGAGCTTACCTTTCCAATCAACATACCCATCATAGACATAGAGAATGTCATTCAGAACAAATTTTCCGAAGGCGGCATATCACATTATGTGGATATACCGGCGGATCAGTATATTTTTGATATAGCAGGAGGCTCCCCTGTGGTTTTCAATAAGGACGGACCTGTTTCAAGTGCGACACTTCACCAATGGGGGTGGGTTCTGTCAAAGCAGTCTCCGGGATGCGTGCTTACGTGCAAAAAAAATCTGAAATCAGGCGGAGATCTCTCCCTCAGGCTCACGACAAGCGCCATACAAAACTATCAAAGACTCCTTATCACCTCTGATGTGACACCTCCCGCCAAAGACATTGAGTTTCTGGCCAGAGGGAACCTCACGGTGACCGGGAGTTTTAAAGGCAGTTTTGAGATCTACTCGGGAGGAAAAACCACGATTTACGGCTCCAGTGAAGCCGAAATTGATGCAAGCGACATTGCCATCTACAGCCATGACGATATGGCCATTCTTACCTATGAGCCTTCTCTTGGCACAGAAAAATTCAGTTTTTTCAACGGTCTTGTATACACCCATGGAAACGCGATCATTCGGAGCCCCGATGAGCTACCTGAGCTTTCACGTCAATCAATAGTGTATAAAGGTCTCCTCATAGCCACCAGTGCTTCTGATCCCCATGGGCTTTGTTCCACAAGCGGGAACTTCTTTACCAATAATGAGACTCATTTTTTCTTTGACCCAGACTGCATCACCAGGCTGAAATTTCTCAACTCGCAGAAGTTTGCCTATACCATAGCCTTCTGGAACGAGTTTTAAGCGGTTTTGAAAAAAGTATCGAGAAGCTCCTTGAGCTTCATCTTTGCGCGGTAGACCAGGTTTTTGGAAGCGTTGGGAGTGGTATTGAGCACTTTTCCTATCTCTTCGTAGGGGAGATCTTCGAACTCTCGAAGGGTGAGGGCTATTCTGTAATTCTCCGGAAGGCTCCTGATGGCGGATTTGAGATATGCCGCGAACTCTTTTTCAGAGTAGACTTTCTGAGGATCGGCGGTGTGATCGGGGATTTCCCTCGGTTTTTCACCTTCTTCTGACATGATCACAAGAGATTCCGTTCGCTCTTTCTGCATATGGGCAATCCGGTCCTTGCAGCAGTTCACGGTAATCCGGTAAATCCATGTGGAGAGCGCGCTGTCGCCCCTGAAGCTCCCGATAGAACGGTAAATCCTGATGAATACCTCCTGCGCTATATCATCAATATCAGGTACATTCTGCAGTATGTGATAAATAGAATTAAATACCGATTCCTGATAGGTGGTGATAAGACTCTCGAAGGCTCCGGGCTCTCCTTTTTTGACTCTCTCGAGAAGTCTTGACTCTTCAGTGTCTGGAGAAGATGGCATCCCGTTCTCCCCATTTCTTTGACCTGAGCTCGCGGTAAAGGATGTGTAATGATGGTGCTGGTAATGCTCCTGAGTACAAGTATGCACTATTTTAGGTTGGCTGGTTTTTTCCTTCTGATGGTACCTCTTGTCAATGAAAGGGCTTCAGGCAAAAAAAAACCTCCCTTGTGCAAGGAAGGTTACCATGTCAATGTAGGAATGAATATTTCAGTTACGTGCCTACCGCCTCCTTATTAATAATGATAGAGAGAGAAGAATCTTTGCTTGGGGCTTGGGGGATAAAGCTTTCCTTATAAGTGCCACCGCCTCCTTGTGAATAATGATGGTAAGAGAAGAATCTTTGCTTGGGGCTTGGGGGATAGAGCTTTCCTGATAAGTGCCACCGCCTCCTTTCTAAAATTATTGGGAGCGCAAAACCTTGGTATTTCATATGTTCTGGTATGCTCTACCGGGCGCATCTTTTTCCTCGCTCCCCGGCAGTGGTTTTATCAAAACAGCTGTTGCCGTTTTGACTATATACGAGAATGTCAGACACAGTGTCTCTCTCAGAGACTGCCCTTCCTCTTCCCGGTGAAAATCTCTGTAAGTGGTGAGTTGCATAAGCCGAACCTCCTCGTATTTTCCCTTTTCTGTGAAATTAGACCGGGGGGAGCACCTCTTTATCACAGCCTGATTGTAACAGTTCTGTTAATAAAAGATTAACAATTTGTGAACATCAGGTGTGACAAATTGGAAAAGTGAAAGTCTAATGAAATGATGAAAGTAGGTGCAGAGAAGGCAATAATACCGAGATGTTGAAAATATAAGGGAATATAATGTAAAGCTATGAAATGTGAAGAAGTTCAGGAAAAGCTCTTTATGTATGCCGATGGAGATGTGGCAACCTCTCTGAGAGCGGCTATTGATTCTCATTGCAATGAGTGCCCGGCCTGCAGAAGGGAATATGAAAAAGTCATGCTCATCGCTCGGGGCCTCAAGAATGTTCCGAGATACAAGCCTGATGAGTATTTTGTCAATAGGCTCATGGCCCGGATGAGGAATGAAGGAATTCTGGAGCAGAAGAGGTCCTTCTTGAGTATCCTTGAAGCAGTGTTCGGGTCGCTCCTGGGAACCAGAAGGGTGGCCTGGGTGCTTGCAGGAATGGTAATTCTAGTTATCGCGGTTGCTACTGTCGTGAAGCAAGACAGTAAAGTTGATTTCTATGTGGCCTACTGCGAGGGGAGTGCTACGGTAAAAAACCGCAGCACAGGAAAGGTAAGTCCATTGACTCCCTCCATGAGGATTTCTCAGGGTGACACTCTCACCACCAGAGATAAATCAAGAGCGGTCATAGTGGTGAAGGAAGGTTCCTCCAGTGATGTGCTGGCCGATCTGCGCATCGGGGACAATTCAGTGTATCGTCTGGAATCTGAGGGAAAGAGGAAAGGCGCTCTCCGACAGTTCACAGGGAATCTCCTGACAGGTGCGGTATGGATCAATGATGAAAAAAGCTCTGTAAAAAAGGTTTTCCTCTCCTGCCGCACAAGAGATTTGACAGTAACCCCTGTGGGGACCGAGTATCAGGTTCACTGCAGGAGGGGAGCTACTGAGGTGAATGCCTACAGGGGGACCCTGGAAGTGGTGGATAGCCAGAGGCCGGACACAAAGGTGCAGCTCGAGCCCGGCTATGAGATATCCTCTGTGACGGGCGGATCGCTCTTTCAACCCAGAAAGAGCGAAGGAGGGGACACCGAGTGGACTTGCTGGAACAAGAGCCTTGTGACCGGCAAAGATGGTGTCACCGTGAGACCTGCAGCATCTCTCATGCCATCTCCCTCACCGACAATATCCGCATCTGCCGCGCCTGACCCCGAGAAAGCCGGACTCCTGCTGAAACTTGGTGATATGGTGCGGTTTGAAGTTGATAAGAAGCTTGAAGGAATCTCTCTGCGCTGGGTGGTGAGAGGTGATATCGGCACCATAGACGAAAATGGCCTCTTTGTGGCCACCAGAGAGGGAACAGGTGAGATCGCCGCCATAACAGGAAGAGGAGAGATAAAGACTGTGCTTTCCGTCCTCCCCAGGGATTGCCGGGTAACCACCTATACCAGGAGCAGCTATGAGGTGATACTTCCTGACTCCCTCAGGTAATCCCCTCAGTTTCGGAGGACAACTTTTGTTCTTACCTCAATTTTCTGGACAGTGGTTTTGCCGTATATATCCTTGACTTCCTCACTGGTAGTGAGGGAAACTGTCACAGTATGCCGCGGAACACTTACGTTGTCCAGAGGAATGCCGACATCCACGTTGAGATTTGCCACCCTGTCGGCAAGTGTCCAGCAAGTCGATTCGGGGGGAAGTGTGGTATAGTAGAACTTTAGATTATCTTGAGAGAGGGCGCCTGTTATGGTATAGGAGGGGTAATAATCGCGGCCCATAAGACGGTAAAGGGACGGATTTTCAGCATCACGAACAAGGGCGTACACGACATATTTCTGCCAGAGAGGCCGTCCTGATGAGTGATCATAGTGGGCCTCACCCCGATCATCCTGGGGGCTCGCAAATGCCATGAGGAAATCAGCGTCTCCTGCCCCGCCCTCTACGGTAGTAATGGTGCCTATTGCCGAGCACTTGAGCTGTGAAGCGAGCTTTACCACCGCCACAGAGGCGCTCTGCTGAATATGGATCATACCTGTGCCCATGTTCCACCACCGCATGATCATAAGAAGGGTGGCATATATGAAGAGAAGCATCATCGCCGTGAGGGCTGTGCTCACTATCACCTCGCTCAGGGTAAAGCCTTCCCTGTGCCTCCTGTGAGCAGGCAGCGCAGAGAAGATACTCTCTCTTCCATTCCTGTTCATCGCGTTTAAGGTGCCTGAATCCCGAAGATATAAGTCTCCAGGGAGATATTCTGCAAGCTGGTCTTTTCCCAGTATGAGACGACTACCGTGATGTCCTTGAGCATTTTTTGAGAAGCAGACCGGTCAACTACCTTTACAGAATAAAAGTAAGTTTTTCCATCTATGTTCTCAGAAGGGTATGGAGGGGGAGGAAATTCGGTCATATCAGTGTTGATTGCAGTGGCCGGTGCACTGATGAGGGCTCCTGAGCTTTCATCAATGAGGGGAGTGTACTCGCCAAGTGCAATATTGTAATAATCTATATCCTTTATGGACTCCAGTTTCTCTCTTGCAAGGTTTATGGCGATCTGTTTATATTTCTGGCGGTTGATATAGTCGTTGCTGAAAGGAATAATGGTGAGGATGCTTAAGAAGATAATAACAATAAGGGCAAAGCCCACTATGATCTCTGCCAGGGTAAAACCCTTGTGCCTTCCCACTGGAAACTCCTTGAAAAAAGTGACTTATGTCCTGTATATTTTACCATGAGGTGAGCACAAAAAGAAAGATCGGGAATCATTCCTGATCTTCATCCAACAGTTGTGGGTGACCCAAGAGCGCTGCCCAGGGCCTGCAGCAGGCCGCGCAGCACCATCGGGACTAGTTGTTCTCAAAACACTCTTTTTATGTCGAATTGTTCGTTCCGTGACACATAGAAAAACTGCAATTTCCTCATCACCACGGGAAAACAAAGAAGCCGACGATCCGATTTGAACGGACGACCGGCTGATTACAAATCAGCTGCTCTACCCCTGAGCTACGTCGGCTTATGTCCGCTATTATAGCATTTTTGCCCATGGAGGTCAAGAACTGCGCTCTTTTTCGGATCACTTTCTCGGGGAGTTATCCAATGTCTTCCCACAATCCGCAGAAGAACCGCGGAATGCATCTTCTCCATTATTTCACAGAGCTGTGGAGGCCTGAAATTATTTTTCTGTCACCATCTTTGGTCAACACATCCTCTGCGCCCTGCCACAGGAGGCTCTTTCTCTTCATTGGAGGGGCTTTCAGGGCTTCTGAGGAGAAAAATCGCAAAACAGGCCTTTCCATGCATCTACAGGCCATGTGGTGATGGCTTTAAAACCCAATAGCAACATCATTATTTGCGATCTGCAATTTTGACTTTCTCAATGTAATTTTGTATAATAGTATTAGGGATACACGAGTATCTTGAGCATGGCCGCTTATGAAAGGAGGAACATCGTGAACACACAGGCCGGCTCTCACCTCAGAAGAGAGGTCCCGCACCGGGAGGCCGTTCGGACCACCAAGGCTGGGAAGCCTATGTCCGCGGTGATCCGCGAGTATCCCGGCTATGAGGCCACCATGGGGGGCGGGCAGGTTTTCAAGGCTGCCCCCGGCCTCCCCCTCGTCACGTACGGCGCCGATGAAGTGCTCTCGCGTGCGAACTGTCGCCATATTTTTCGCGATCTCACCGGGGAGGTCCTTGACTGGAACCTCTGGTGCCTCTCTCATGCCGGGGTCAGGCTCGACCTTCTCATCGGGGAGGCACTTCTCTCCCTTGATGGGAAGCTCGAGAAGCTCGGCTATGTGCGTATTGGCAATTTTGTCCGCGAGGAGCTGGGGATCTCTTCCAGGAGCTGCTATGAGCTGATGCGAAATGCCCTGGAGCTTCAAAAGCTCCCCCTCATCAGGGAGGCTCTTGAAGAGGGGCACCTCCGGAAGAG
It includes:
- a CDS encoding type II secretion system protein; protein product: MGRHKGFTLAEIIVGFALIVIIFLSILTIIPFSNDYINRQKYKQIAINLAREKLESIKDIDYYNIALGEYTPLIDESSGALISAPATAINTDMTEFPPPPYPSENIDGKTYFYSVKVVDRSASQKMLKDITVVVSYWEKTSLQNISLETYIFGIQAP
- a CDS encoding prepilin-type N-terminal cleavage/methylation domain-containing protein yields the protein MNRNGRESIFSALPAHRRHREGFTLSEVIVSTALTAMMLLFIYATLLMIMRWWNMGTGMIHIQQSASVAVVKLASQLKCSAIGTITTVEGGAGDADFLMAFASPQDDRGEAHYDHSSGRPLWQKYVVYALVRDAENPSLYRLMGRDYYPSYTITGALSQDNLKFYYTTLPPESTCWTLADRVANLNVDVGIPLDNVSVPRHTVTVSLTTSEEVKDIYGKTTVQKIEVRTKVVLRN
- a CDS encoding FecR domain-containing protein, translating into MSILEAVFGSLLGTRRVAWVLAGMVILVIAVATVVKQDSKVDFYVAYCEGSATVKNRSTGKVSPLTPSMRISQGDTLTTRDKSRAVIVVKEGSSSDVLADLRIGDNSVYRLESEGKRKGALRQFTGNLLTGAVWINDEKSSVKKVFLSCRTRDLTVTPVGTEYQVHCRRGATEVNAYRGTLEVVDSQRPDTKVQLEPGYEISSVTGGSLFQPRKSEGGDTEWTCWNKSLVTGKDGVTVRPAASLMPSPSPTISASAAPDPEKAGLLLKLGDMVRFEVDKKLEGISLRWVVRGDIGTIDENGLFVATREGTGEIAAITGRGEIKTVLSVLPRDCRVTTYTRSSYEVILPDSLR
- a CDS encoding sigma-70 family RNA polymerase sigma factor; amino-acid sequence: MPSSPDTEESRLLERVKKGEPGAFESLITTYQESVFNSIYHILQNVPDIDDIAQEVFIRIYRSIGSFRGDSALSTWIYRITVNCCKDRIAHMQKERTESLVIMSEEGEKPREIPDHTADPQKVYSEKEFAAYLKSAIRSLPENYRIALTLREFEDLPYEEIGKVLNTTPNASKNLVYRAKMKLKELLDTFFKTA